A single window of Vigna radiata var. radiata cultivar VC1973A chromosome 4, Vradiata_ver6, whole genome shotgun sequence DNA harbors:
- the LOC106759414 gene encoding serine/threonine-protein kinase AtPK2/AtPK19: MVSSQFSGFTKGGYKPSHTHLLFPANLPDTVNTEHIELDFADVFGPVTVDLNNIDSTTGEPVEDVNELVYDDPPVIYTRSHSLVGPSTCVSQSLKLSKLTIHETEDSLELEDYVDGETFKDIKVSSFVEESLKDEDGNISKTQRVSIEDFEILKVVGQGAFAKVYQVRKKGTSEIYAMKVMRKDKIMEKNHTEYMKAERDIWTKIEHPFVVQLRYSFQTKYRLYLVLDFVNGGHLFFQLYHQGLFREDLARIYAAEIVSAVSHLHSNGIMHRDLKPENILLDADGHVMLTDFGLAKQFEESTRSNSMCGTLEYMAPEIILGKGHDKAADWWSVGVLLFEMLTGKPPFCGGSPDKIQQKIVKDKIKLPAFLSSEAHSLLKALLQKEATKRLGCGVRGVEEIKGHKWFKQINWRKLEEREIQPSFIPEVAGTHCVANFEKRWTDMPVVDSPAASPNGGNPFKDFSYVRPAPSFLQRNSPAY; the protein is encoded by the exons ATGGTTTCCTCTCAGTTTTCTGGTTTTACGAAGGGTGGTTATAAACCCTCACACACTCATTTACTCTTTCCTGCAAACCTGCCTGATACTGTGAACACGGAGCATATTGAGCTAGATTTCGCTGATGTATTCGGCCCCGTTACTGTAGATTTGAACAACATTGATTCCACTACTGGTGAACCTGTAGAAGACGTGAATGAGTTGGTTTATGATGACCCACCAGTCATTTACACCCGATCTCATTCTCTGGTTGGCCCTTCTACTTGTGTTAGTCAATCACTTAAGCTTAGCAAACTCACCATACATGAGACTGAGGATTCACTGGAACTAGAGGATTATGTTGATGGAGAGACCTTTAAGGACATCAAAGTATCCTCCTTTGTCGAAGAATCTTTGAAAGACGAAGACGGGAATATCTCGAAAACCCAAAGAGTTAGCATTGAAGATTTTGAGATTTTGAAGGTTGTGGGGCAGGGTGCATTTGCTAAAGTATATCAGGTGAGGAAGAAAGGTACTTCAGAAATATATGCTATGAAGGTTATGCGGAAGGACAAGATTATGGAGAAGAACCATACTGAATACATGAAAGCTGAGAGGGATATCTGGACAAAGATAGAGCACCCTTTTGTTGTTCAACTCAGATACTCTTTTCAG ACAAAATACAGACTGTATCTTGTGCTTGATTTTGTAAACGGGGGGCATCTCTTCTTCCAGCTTTATCACCAAGGCCTTTTCAG AGAGGATCTAGCGCGCATATATGCTGCCGAGATTGTTTCAGCAGTTTCTCATCTCCATTCAAATGGAATAATGCACAGGGATCTGAAGCCTGAAAATATTCTACTGGACGCTGATGGCCAT GTTATGTTGACTGATTTTGGCTTAGCAAAACAATTTGAAGAGAGTACAAGATCAAATTCGATGTGTGGTACATTAGAGTACATGGCACCTGAAATTATTCTTGGCAAAGGCCATGATAAGGCTGCTGATTGGTGGAGCGTTGGTGTTCTACTGTTTGAGATGCTTACTGGAAAG CCGCCTTTCTGTGGTGGGAGCCCGGACAAAATTCAGCAGAAGATAGTTAAAGACAAGATCAAGCTGCCAGCATTTTTGTCAAGTGAAGCACATTCACTGTTGAAAGCG CTGCTACAGAAGGAAGCAACGAAGCGCTTAGGTTGTGGAGTCCGGGGGGTTGAGGAAATTAAGGGACACAAGTGGTTTAAACAAATCAATTGGAGAAAGCTGGAAGAACGAGAAATCCAGCCAAGCTTTATCCCAGAAGTAGCTGGTACGCACTGTGTTGCCAACTTTGAGAAACGGTGGACTGATATGCCTGTTGTGGACTCGCCAGCTGCCAGCCCAAATGGTGGAAACCCATTTAAGGACTTCTCTTACGTGAGGCCTGCACCCTCTTTTCTTCAGAGGAATAGCCCTGCGTACTAA